Part of the Desulfobacterales bacterium genome, CGGAAAATTATTCGAAGAAATTCAAGATCCGGTCATGATCATCAAGTGGAAAGATATTTATCAAAACCTCGAAAATGCCTCCGACCGCTGTGAAGACGTTGCCAATACACTGGAGTCAATCGTCCTGAAATATGCTTGAAATCATACTGATAATCGTCATCCTGGCCGTGTTTTTCGACGTCAGCAACGGATGGAACGATTCGGCAAATGCCATTGCCACGGTTGTTTCCACCCGGGTGCTGTCACCCCTCCAGGCGATCATCATGGCCGCCGTCATGAACATTCTGGGCGCTTTTGCTTTCACGGCGGTGGCCAAAACCATCGGGTCGGGAATCGTAAGCCCGACCGCTGTAACCGATACCGTGGTCATAGCCGCCCTTGTGACCGCGACACTATGGAACACCGTTATGACAAAGTTCGGCATGCCCATCAGCTGCTCGCATGCACTCATCGGTGGGTTGATCGGCGCCTCCATCGCCTATGGCGGCGCGGGGATACTGAACGTCGGCGGGATTACCAAGATTTTTATGTCCCTGCTGATTTCCCCTTTTGTCGGGCTTCTGTTGGGGTATCTGTTCATGAAACTCTTGATAATGGTTTTTGGGCAATTTCCACCCGGCAAGCTCAACCGGCATTTCGGAAGGCTGCAGATCCTCTCCTCGGCATGCATGGCTTTCAGCCATGGTTCCAATGACGCCCAGAAGGCCATGGGTATCATCACCCTGTCGCTGGTCAGCGGCGGCCTGCTACAGTCTCTGGAAGTCCCCTTCTGGGTTATTCTGACATGCGCCCTTGCCATGGGAACCGGCACCGCCCTGGGCGGGTGGCGCGTCATCAAGACCCTGGGCGTCAATATGCTCAAGCTTGAGCCGATTCACGGATTTGCCGCCGAAACATCCGCAGCCGCCACCATCATCGTCTCAAGCCTTTTCGGCCTGCCCGTCAGCACCACCCATGTAGTAACCACCTCCATCATGGGAGTCGGTTCCACCCGAAGATTTTCAGCCGTTCGCTGGGGGCTTGCAGGCAAAATT contains:
- a CDS encoding inorganic phosphate transporter, encoding MLEIILIIVILAVFFDVSNGWNDSANAIATVVSTRVLSPLQAIIMAAVMNILGAFAFTAVAKTIGSGIVSPTAVTDTVVIAALVTATLWNTVMTKFGMPISCSHALIGGLIGASIAYGGAGILNVGGITKIFMSLLISPFVGLLLGYLFMKLLIMVFGQFPPGKLNRHFGRLQILSSACMAFSHGSNDAQKAMGIITLSLVSGGLLQSLEVPFWVILTCALAMGTGTALGGWRVIKTLGVNMLKLEPIHGFAAETSAAATIIVSSLFGLPVSTTHVVTTSIMGVGSTRRFSAVRWGLAGKILTAWVFTLPICFAAGWLTEELFLFLW